The Thalassolituus oleivorans MIL-1 genome includes the window TATGTTGCAAAAGCGTGACTTACGCAGCGCCTTGAATTACGCCAATTCGTCTAATACCCATATCGGCAATATCTTTGCTGCGGGTATCGCTCGTATTCCTGGTTCACAACGTCGTGAAGAAATTGAATACGCGTTAGAAGAAGGTTTGATGGAAGCAATTCCGCAATTAGAAAAGCGCACACAATACGTAGCAACACTCGCGAACATTGCTACTCTGATGGGCCTTTTAGGCACCATTATGGGTTTGATTGCGGCCTTTACCGCGGTTGCAAACGCAGCACCTGCCGAGAAGGCGACGCTGTTGTCTCAGAGTATTTCGGTTGCGATGAACACCACAGCATTCGGTTTGATTGCCGCTATTCCTTTGCTGTTAATGCACAGTTATCTACAAACTAAAACCAGCGAAATCGTTGATAGTATCGAAATGGCTGGGGTGAAGTTTCTTAACATCATCACTGAGCGTAAAGCTGGCCAAAACGGTACTCCTGGTAATAACGGTCAATAAAGGTTTAGCTTCCGATGAGACGCCATAAGCGATTAAAAGAAGAGGCGGAGCTCAACGTAACATCCTTTATGAACCTGATGATTGTACTAGTGCCAGTATTGCTGTTGAACATGGTGTTCTCTCAGCTTGCGGTGTTAGATCTCAGGCTTCCTACCGGTGATCAAAATGATCCGGCAGTGATTAATCCCGAGGATGTCACGCTTGAAGTGACAATTCGAAAAACGGGTTTTGTTATCTCTCGTACTTATATGGAGCAAACAGAATCTTTAAAAGAGTTGCCAAAAATTGGTGATAAATTCGATTTCGAAGGTTTATCTAGCGCATTACAAGATGTGAAGAAAAACCCAGTATTCGCAGATAAAACGGACATCGTTTTACTGCCGGAGTCCGATGTTGATTATCAAACCTTGGTAACAGTAATGGATACTGCGCGTATTTATCCTGCCGTAGTTGCGGCGTCGCTGGTCGATGCTGTGCTATTTCCGGATATTTCGCTGGGTGATGCTGAGAGCACGGAGGTGACACCATGAAGATGTCTCGTCGTGCAAAACGAATGCAGCGCAACCATAAGCGTAACGCCAATAAAAGCAGCTTAAACTTGACGGCCCTGATGGATATTTTCACCATTTTGGTGTTTTTCTTGATGGTGAACCAGTCAGAAGTAGAAGTGCAAAATACGGATACGGTTGAGCTACCGGTGTCGCTGGCTGAAAACAAGCCTGATGATCAATTGACGGTATTAGTGACTCGCGAAGATGTTCTTGTTCAAGGGCGAGTTGTGGCTTCGGTTGCATCCTTGAGTAAAGATCCTGCGGATTTAATCGCAGCTTTAAAGCAAGAGCTAGATTACCGCGCCGCACGCAAGCCTTTGCCTCCCGAGCTTGAGGAGCAAGGTCGTCCTATTACTATTGTTGGTGATAAAGGGACTGCTTACGCTGTGTTAAAAAAGGTAATGAATACCTGTTCGAAAGCTGGGTTCAACAACATCTCGCTTGCTGTTAATCAACTGCAGCCAGGGGGTGCGTAATGTCGCAGTATCGTCCTCCTGAATTACCTTGGAGTGATAGTGGCGACGGCCGCCGTTTTCGCGCCTTTTTGTGGGTATTGTTGCTGATCGTATTGGTTACCAGTATTGCTGTACCTTTGATTAATTTGCCGGAGAAAGATCGCAGCGAGTTAGAAAAGATACCGCCACAATTGGCCAAGATGATTGAACGTAAAAAGAAGGAAGTGGTGAAACCACCAAAACCTGAGCCGAAGCCAGAGCCGAAAGTCGAGCCAAAGCCTGAACCGATACCAGAGCCTAAGCCCGAACCAAAGCCTGAGCCTAAACCGCTACCAAAACCAGAGCCTAAACCTGAGCGTAAGCCAGAAGTGAAAGCAACGGAAGAGAAGCGCGCAGCGGCGAAAGAGAAAGCGAAAGAAGCTTTCGGTGCTGATGCTTTGGCAGCTTTAAGTAGTTTGCGCTCAGAAGTTCCTGTTGCTGCCCTGAAGACCTCAAGTTCCGGTTTGAGTAATGCGGGTAATAAGGCGACGAATGTGGGTTCTGTGGTTGATCGTGCGGCAGCTTCGCGCAGCTCTGGTGGTGTTGATGTTGCGACATTAACGACAGCAACCGCGGGTGAGACTTTGTCTGATCGTACGTTAACAGCTGTGGAGTTAACACCAGAACAGGTCGCACAGACCAAGGAGTCGCGCAAGCGTAGCCAAGAAGAGTTGCGTCTAGCGTTTGAAACCTACAACGTTCATTACGATCGGATTTATCGCGGAGCTTTGCGAGCAAATCCAACGTTGGCGGGTGCTGTAACCTTAGCCCTAGTCATCGAGCCTAACGGCAGCGTTAGTGAATGTAAGGCGATCAAGAGCGAGTTGAAAGATGACAAGTTGATTCGTCGATTAGAATCGAAATGTCGTCAGATGCAATTTGAAGATCGACCTGGCCTAGATGTGACGAAAGCGGAGTATCCAATCCGATTTAATCCATAATTTAAGCCAAATAAAAAAAGCCGCGTTTGCGGCTTTTTTTATGTCTAAATTTTGCGCTTAAATCACTTGCCATTAATGCTGATATTGGGCAGATCCGGCGTATCGATCGTAACACTCGTTGTTGGTGCCATAACCACCGACTCACCAGTGGCAACTGTTTTCCCATGCTGATTGGTCACGCTGCAATCGAGGGTGACGATAGGCTTTTCAGTATGTTTTTCTCGTACCGTTAATACAACGGTCAGTGAATCGCCGATCATGACGGGCTTTCTGAATGACAAGGTCTGACCCATGTAAACAGTGCCGGGTCCTGGCAGTTGCATCGCCAGAGCTGCTGAAATCAACCCGCCGGTAAACATACCATGAGCGATCTGGCCGCCAAAAGCAGTTGTTGCTGCGTATTCAGCATCAAGGTGCACAGGGTTGTGGTCGCCGGATACCGCAGCAAATAAGACGAGATCACGCTCGGTAACTGTGTGCGTTCGCTGGCATTGCTCTCCAATGACAATTTCATCGAAAGGGCGGTTAGATATGCTGGTCATGGATCATCCT containing:
- a CDS encoding MotA/TolQ/ExbB proton channel family protein, with the translated sequence MDTIIRFFQEGGAFMVPIAIIMAIGLAISLERFFFLLKEKSGNRSAFDELLPMLQKRDLRSALNYANSSNTHIGNIFAAGIARIPGSQRREEIEYALEEGLMEAIPQLEKRTQYVATLANIATLMGLLGTIMGLIAAFTAVANAAPAEKATLLSQSISVAMNTTAFGLIAAIPLLLMHSYLQTKTSEIVDSIEMAGVKFLNIITERKAGQNGTPGNNGQ
- a CDS encoding ExbD/TolR family protein, with product MRRHKRLKEEAELNVTSFMNLMIVLVPVLLLNMVFSQLAVLDLRLPTGDQNDPAVINPEDVTLEVTIRKTGFVISRTYMEQTESLKELPKIGDKFDFEGLSSALQDVKKNPVFADKTDIVLLPESDVDYQTLVTVMDTARIYPAVVAASLVDAVLFPDISLGDAESTEVTP
- a CDS encoding ExbD/TolR family protein, yielding MKMSRRAKRMQRNHKRNANKSSLNLTALMDIFTILVFFLMVNQSEVEVQNTDTVELPVSLAENKPDDQLTVLVTREDVLVQGRVVASVASLSKDPADLIAALKQELDYRAARKPLPPELEEQGRPITIVGDKGTAYAVLKKVMNTCSKAGFNNISLAVNQLQPGGA
- a CDS encoding AgmX/PglI C-terminal domain-containing protein produces the protein MSQYRPPELPWSDSGDGRRFRAFLWVLLLIVLVTSIAVPLINLPEKDRSELEKIPPQLAKMIERKKKEVVKPPKPEPKPEPKVEPKPEPIPEPKPEPKPEPKPLPKPEPKPERKPEVKATEEKRAAAKEKAKEAFGADALAALSSLRSEVPVAALKTSSSGLSNAGNKATNVGSVVDRAAASRSSGGVDVATLTTATAGETLSDRTLTAVELTPEQVAQTKESRKRSQEELRLAFETYNVHYDRIYRGALRANPTLAGAVTLALVIEPNGSVSECKAIKSELKDDKLIRRLESKCRQMQFEDRPGLDVTKAEYPIRFNP
- a CDS encoding MaoC/PaaZ C-terminal domain-containing protein, which gives rise to MTSISNRPFDEIVIGEQCQRTHTVTERDLVLFAAVSGDHNPVHLDAEYAATTAFGGQIAHGMFTGGLISAALAMQLPGPGTVYMGQTLSFRKPVMIGDSLTVVLTVREKHTEKPIVTLDCSVTNQHGKTVATGESVVMAPTTSVTIDTPDLPNISINGK